The Sorghum bicolor cultivar BTx623 chromosome 6, Sorghum_bicolor_NCBIv3, whole genome shotgun sequence genome contains the following window.
tacaattagtttttgttttcatctatatttaatgttttatacatttgccgcaagatttgatattatggggaatcttgaaaagttttaggtttttaggtgatctaaacaaggccttagttcctgATGAcaacccaaaattttgaagactatatcacatcgaatctttaaacacgtgcgtgaagcattaaatatagacaaatataaaaactaattacacagtttacttgtaatttgagagataaatcttttgaacctatagagtctatgattagataatatttatcatatacaaacgaaagtgttacaatgctcgtttcttcaaaaaaattggaactaaacaaggccttgtttgttCCAAAACAGCTTGGGCCTAATGTGGTAATCCCAAGCCCAAGCCCAACTGCCAAACAGCGCGCGTCGCGGCGGGAAAAGCAGGTCCTTTTCCCGCCAAAGCGCCCCAAACTTCCTTACTCCCGCCGCCCTGGCTCTCCCGCACTTCAGCTCCGCAACAAACCCCGCCTCCCGCCCGCGCCTGTCTCCGACGACGCCAGCGCACCGTCCGCAGAAGCCGACCCCGGCCGGGCGAGGATCCTGCTCCCCGCTCCAGACCCGCTGACCCGGGCAGCCACCGACGCCGCATGGAGATCGTGCGCTCACACCGGCAGGTCGCCGCCGCAGCTGCCGcagccggcggcgacggcggcggcgcgggggcgCTGCCGACCTACAAGGCGGCGCCGCAGCTCGAGGTGCGGCTGGAGGAGTTCGAGCTCTTCGCCATCGACCGCCTCCGAGGTGCGGCCTCCCTGCCTCTTCCTATCCCGCGTGGCTTCCTTTCGTTACTTCCTCAATCTGCTGGCTAACGGTTGGAGTGCGACGCGTTTCGTTACACTGTCATGTGATGGGCAGTTCTCAAGGGGATTTCGGATGGACTCTCGCGGGGGAAGAGGCCCGAGGAGATGGAGAAACTGGTGAGCGATTCTCGCCTTTGCTGCTAATGATCTTTGGGGGGAAATTGTAGGATGGAAAACTATATTTGGAAGGATTTTGCTGGCAGGAGTAGGCGAAGGTTTCAGTGATTGTAGTCTTGTGTATGTGTAGGATCGACCTCTTTGTCTGAGTTTGATTTCACTACAGAATATGAGAAGTCGCTAACTTCGGATGTTAGCATGGTACTACTATCCGATATTCcaaatttattttgatcattgtcCATGCTTATGGGCTAATTTTTGTAGCTAGAACCTCGTCAGAATCATACTGAAGTAAGATAACATATGGAAGGTTTTGGAACCCTAGTATGGACTTAGCATCGCACTCTGGCATTAAATTTTGTGTTAATAGAAATGCCTTATTCTGTTCTGCACTTCAGGTCAGTGAATTGTGGAAGACATACATGAGGCACCAGGATCCTGCAGAGACTTTGAACAAGGATATAATATCACACTTTGTGCTCCGCCTAGTCTACTGCAGAACGTAAGCTTAATATCCGTATGTTTATCTTTGTTACACATTAACTATGGTAGTTCACTTGTGGTTCTTTTGACCAACTTAATGGAAAGCTGTATTTGATACAACACACAGGGAAGAATTGCGAAAGTGGTTTCTCTCCATGGAGACTGCACTTTTTCGGTATCGCTTTCGGCTTGAGAGTCCTGAATCACAGGTGACTTCCTGTCCATTTACAATAGAACTGACAATGTAAAACAATATGCATTTATGCTTTAACTGTTGCTTGTTGCACATCATCTGTTGCAGAGGATGCTTATGACTGAGTTTCAACTGCCATACAAAGCACTGCCACACTCAGAGTTTGAGGTATAGAGTTTGGCCTCTAATAGAACTGCTGAGGACTTGGATCTTCTTGCTTAACACTGTACAACTGCAGTGTTTGGCTTTTTCCTGTTTGCTTTGTGAAGTGATTTTCGTTTTCATGTTTTAGGCTGTGAAAGACAAGTTGAGCCAAGTTGCGCGTTCCATCGGTCAATCTGCAAATGGTAATCATTTGATATTACCACTATCTTTCACTCAATTTATGCAGAATGCTGTTCCAACTGGTTGTTAGTATCAGTTACAGAATAGGATGCTTCTCCATGATTCATATTTTTGTGCTTCGTGTAAGCAGTTATTGTAAGGTAGCTTTTATTTTTGCTATGCCGTTTCCCTTAAGTCAGCTGGATAGCTCAAAACTTTATAATAAAAGCAGGCTGTGAGCACTTGAATCCAGAAATTCCTTAGTTTTCTAAAAAGTCTAAGCGTTTAACACACTGAAACAGCAGATTTACCATTGTAAGTGAACTTCAGGTTAAAGGAAATGTATTGCAATTTGCAATGTATAGAACAGTCATTTGAAACTTCTACTGTGTTAAACTTGTCATCAACTTTCGtctgttcttttattttctttcattATCTGCTTTTGTTTTACCGGAAGCTAAATTCATCCTTTACCTTTTCATTTTTGCAGTGGAGCATGTGTTCTTCAAGGTATGTACACTTACATGTTATAGCTCTTTATCTCTTTTCCATTTAAATCGTTTCTTCTTTGCAAAAAATAACTCCAAGTAAATCATATTGTAATCCAATTAAGGTACCTTTTGAAGAAGTTCCTGATCTTGTTGCCAGCCGCCGGGTATTTCTTTCAAAAGGCTATGCTTATGTGGCGATGAGCCAGGTTTGCTGTTACCATGAGAATAAAAAATTCAATTCTTGTTTTGGTTGGTGGCCTTTATGATCATAGCTATATAATTCTGTAGGTGGTTTCGCTAGTGGTTACTCAATTCCGCTGCAATATCTCAAAGGCACTTGCTTTAACAAACAGGTACATGGTGCACTAGTTTTACTTTGCTCAGTACCTATGGAACATTTTTTGGAAGCCTTCTTACTTAATTCTCTGTAGGAAATCTCTTGTGGCTTTAGATATAGTACCTATGCTATTTTTTGTGTGGAAATAATCAAATAATTTATCACATACTTGCAGAAAGATCATACTTTGAAGTTTCCAGTTCTTTCTTTCTATGACATTTATGAGCAGCAGTTGGCATTAAGCTCTAAACTCAGTGCTCACTGTTCATAGTAAGCTAATATATGTGTAATTTTTTAATGTACAGAAAATGGACAGCAACCATTAAAGAACAAGAAAAAGGCAGGTTGACTCCTGTGAGTACCAGAGTACCGCTTCCCTATCTTTCTTTCAGAACCATTTTTATATCCTCTGTGATGGCTAATTTTATTATGACAGATTGTCGAAGCATTAAGTAATGCATATTTTGGTCCTGATTACTCTCAGGTATGCTGTCTCACTCTCACCTATGCAGTTATGCCTTACTTTCCTGAGATTTAACTATCTTTTCCTCTAATGAATTGCTTGACTTGTTTTCATACAGCCAAAGGATACTGTTGACATATCTCTAAAGGATATTGACCAACTGGCTAAAAGTTCTTTCCCTCTTTGTATGCGGCATATGCTAGATAAGGTGAGGTAGCTTAAATGTTCCTGTAGATATACATACCTTGCAACCAGGTGTCTCAGTGTTTTCATCTATTTTGCAGTTGAGAGAAAATCACCATCTGAAGCATGGGGGTAGAATGCAGTTTGGTCTTTTTCTTAAGGTAATACTTGAATGAATTAGAGAAAAACTTAGATATATAGGTACCTAAAATTATGTCACATTAATTTACTTCTGGAAATTATGATCCAGGGTGCTGGACTAAAGTTGGAAGATGCTCTTGCATTTTGGAGGGCGGAATTTTCTCAGAAGGTACGTATATATTTTTTGACATGTACTGTGTCATGCAAACATTTAACAGAAACATGTTACAACATCATCACCTCTATATATTAGCAGTGCACACTGAGCTAATGTGATCCAAGATATGCAAAATtaagcagttttttttttctcaaggaAATTAAACAGTAAATTTTCCCTGAGTTGAACACTCAAGTAATCACAATTTCTGTTGCCTCACTTATGTTGTATCTTCTTTGGGTAAGGTTGGTTCTGAGCGGTTTGACAAGGAATATGCCTATACCATCAGACATAATTATGGAAAAGAAGGAAAACGGACAGTAAGTCCCTCCTCCACGTGTTACTAGAAATTGCACCAGAATTATTACTTactctcacacatgctgctccaGGATTACACACCATATTCATGTCAAAAGATCATTTCTGCAACACCTGGTGTTGGAGATCACCATGGATGCCCGTTTCGACATTTCGGGTACAATTTCACACTTAGTCTTCTATAGACGATTTCTATGTGCTTATTATTTAGATAGGTGCTCTGAACTTCCTGTTAGCAGTATTAGTTTGTATTTCCGATCTTCCCTCTTTTCATTAGATTACTCCTGAACTTTGAGGTGGAAGTAAGATCACATTTGGAAACCAGAAAATCTGAATGGAGCAAAAGGCCTCCAACTTCCAGTTTTTCTGACTAAAAAAATGATACCCAACAAAAAAAGAAGCTTAATGTACCAGAAAGAAGCCATATGTAATACCTGATGTTTGGTCCATGCATTTGCTTCTGCTTTA
Protein-coding sequences here:
- the LOC8070825 gene encoding probable DNA primase large subunit, yielding MEIVRSHRQVAAAAAAAGGDGGGAGALPTYKAAPQLEVRLEEFELFAIDRLRVLKGISDGLSRGKRPEEMEKLVSELWKTYMRHQDPAETLNKDIISHFVLRLVYCRTEELRKWFLSMETALFRYRFRLESPESQRMLMTEFQLPYKALPHSEFEAVKDKLSQVARSIGQSANVEHVFFKVPFEEVPDLVASRRVFLSKGYAYVAMSQVVSLVVTQFRCNISKALALTNRKWTATIKEQEKGRLTPIVEALSNAYFGPDYSQPKDTVDISLKDIDQLAKSSFPLCMRHMLDKLRENHHLKHGGRMQFGLFLKGAGLKLEDALAFWRAEFSQKVGSERFDKEYAYTIRHNYGKEGKRTDYTPYSCQKIISATPGVGDHHGCPFRHFGEENLRAALNKMGVGGHALEEIMDKVKNRHYQLACTLTFETTHGVSCDSGINHPNQYFSESQKILRAKNQTMESQSQSAT